A stretch of the Gammaproteobacteria bacterium genome encodes the following:
- a CDS encoding ABC transporter ATP-binding protein — protein MGGAAVEMRSVSKRFGSIEALADANLSARPGEVHALLGENGAGKTTLMRVLCGVLRPDGGEVLVEGRRLRPGGARAAAAAGIGMVHQHFTLVPSLTVAENVALGTREGSGFHLALDRVHARLAELERVTGLPVDPGAAVAGLSVGAKQRVEILKALYRDPRVLVLDEPTTVLGPQEVDWLFGVLRSLVEEGRTVLLIGHKLDEILRVADRVTVLRRGRTVLAEGREAVDAPGLARAMIGRETTPAARPVRVERGERVALLEAVGVRGEDGRTAVREVTLEVHRGEIVGIGGVEGNGQRELALVLSGRLRPAAGSADLPATVSLIPQDRGAGGLVPGFDLAENTALAFHDTDAYRRGPLIDWAAMRRTAHEIVTGFDVRAPGWRATAQSLSGGNRQKLLVGRELARAPDLLVAENPMRGLDIAAAAFLRDKLVELKRGGPGMEEGGGAGSRPARAPPGIVLFSTDLDEVLDLADRVFVLVRGRLIAVPEEERNPAGMGRLMLGSEGA, from the coding sequence ATGGGCGGCGCCGCCGTCGAGATGCGGTCGGTGAGCAAGCGCTTCGGATCCATCGAGGCGCTTGCCGACGCGAATCTCAGCGCCCGGCCCGGGGAGGTTCATGCGCTGCTGGGAGAGAACGGCGCCGGCAAGACCACGCTCATGCGGGTGCTGTGCGGTGTGCTCCGTCCGGACGGCGGCGAAGTTCTGGTCGAGGGTCGCCGGTTGCGGCCGGGCGGTGCCCGCGCGGCGGCCGCGGCCGGGATCGGGATGGTGCACCAGCATTTCACCCTGGTGCCCAGTCTGACGGTCGCCGAGAACGTGGCGCTGGGGACGCGGGAGGGCAGCGGGTTCCATCTGGCGCTCGATCGCGTGCACGCCCGGCTCGCGGAACTGGAGCGGGTCACGGGGCTGCCGGTGGACCCCGGGGCTGCCGTGGCCGGTCTGTCGGTGGGCGCGAAACAGCGGGTGGAGATCCTGAAGGCGCTCTACCGGGATCCGCGCGTGCTGGTGCTGGACGAACCGACGACGGTGCTGGGACCGCAGGAGGTGGACTGGCTGTTCGGCGTGCTGCGCTCGCTGGTGGAGGAGGGACGCACGGTCCTGCTGATCGGGCACAAGCTGGACGAGATCCTGCGGGTAGCCGACCGGGTGACCGTGCTCCGGCGAGGGCGAACCGTGCTGGCGGAAGGGCGCGAAGCGGTGGACGCGCCCGGGCTGGCGCGGGCGATGATCGGCCGGGAGACGACCCCGGCGGCCCGGCCGGTACGAGTCGAAAGAGGGGAGCGGGTTGCGCTCCTGGAGGCGGTGGGGGTCCGGGGCGAAGACGGCCGCACGGCGGTGCGGGAAGTCACGCTGGAGGTGCACCGGGGCGAGATCGTGGGCATCGGCGGGGTGGAGGGCAACGGCCAGCGCGAGCTCGCTCTCGTGCTGTCGGGGAGGCTGCGCCCGGCTGCCGGCAGTGCGGACCTGCCGGCCACCGTCAGCCTGATCCCGCAGGACCGGGGCGCGGGCGGGCTGGTCCCGGGTTTCGACCTGGCCGAGAACACCGCGCTGGCCTTCCACGACACCGACGCGTACCGTCGCGGGCCGCTCATCGACTGGGCGGCGATGCGGCGCACCGCGCACGAGATCGTGACCGGATTCGATGTGCGGGCGCCGGGGTGGCGGGCGACGGCGCAGTCGCTCTCGGGCGGCAACCGGCAGAAGCTGCTGGTGGGCCGCGAACTGGCGCGCGCCCCCGACCTGCTGGTGGCGGAGAATCCGATGCGCGGGCTCGACATCGCAGCGGCCGCTTTCCTGCGCGACAAGCTCGTGGAGTTGAAGAGAGGCGGTCCGGGGATGGAGGAAGGCGGTGGGGCAGGTAGTCGGCCCGCGCGTGCGCCGCCGGGCATCGTGCTCTTCTCCACCGATCTGGACGAGGTGCTCGACCTGGCCGACCGGGTCTTCGTGCTCGTGCGCGGCCGGCTGATCGCCGTGCCGGAAGAGGAGCGCAACCCGGCGGGGATGGGCCGGCTGATGCTCGGCTCGGAGGGGGCGTGA
- a CDS encoding sodium-dependent transporter: MSQQRDHWSSNAGLVLAATGSAIGLGNLWKFPFITWENNGGAFVLVYLICIAAVGLPIMIAELLIGRRSQKSAVGALKEAVASKWPGGRKLGALVGGWGVLAGFILLSYYTVIAGWSLYYFTQTVGWTLGGYPADMSAGDLFNAQALNTGLQLLLSLGFSLGTIAVVYFGVSKGIERIARIFLPILFGILLLMLVSALGMSGAGEALNHIFRPNFAELERGAILEALGHSFFTLSLGMGAMITYGSYISRKHSVVKASGAIVALDTLIALVATVVMFSVIFSVAGMRDEVGGSTVGMLFISLPQLFYSEVPFGVVLGPLFYVLVALAALTSTISLLEVVSAYLIDERRLTRHKATISAGAAIFAFTTLAVLSIPGLLGVEGGGLLSTMSVPFFGGGKVGWFANADHFVSNWMLPTGGFFITLAAGWFMTREATRGELEDGTQPRWFHYGAWRFFIRFVAPFAVAAIIIAVLFGVDFS, from the coding sequence ATGTCACAGCAGCGAGACCACTGGAGCTCCAACGCAGGCCTCGTGCTTGCCGCCACCGGCAGCGCGATCGGCCTCGGCAACCTGTGGAAGTTTCCGTTCATCACCTGGGAGAACAACGGCGGGGCCTTCGTCCTCGTGTACCTGATTTGCATCGCCGCAGTCGGCCTGCCGATCATGATCGCCGAGCTGCTGATCGGGCGGCGCAGCCAGAAGAGCGCGGTGGGCGCGCTGAAGGAAGCGGTGGCGTCGAAGTGGCCCGGCGGACGCAAGCTCGGGGCACTGGTGGGAGGCTGGGGCGTGCTGGCCGGCTTCATCCTGCTCAGCTACTACACGGTCATCGCCGGGTGGTCGCTCTATTACTTCACGCAGACGGTCGGGTGGACCCTCGGCGGCTACCCCGCCGACATGTCGGCCGGTGACCTCTTCAACGCGCAGGCGCTCAACACCGGCCTGCAGTTGCTGCTCTCCCTGGGGTTCAGCCTCGGAACCATCGCAGTGGTCTATTTCGGCGTGAGCAAGGGGATCGAGCGGATCGCGCGGATCTTCCTGCCCATCCTTTTCGGCATCCTGCTCCTCATGTTGGTGAGCGCACTGGGCATGAGCGGAGCGGGCGAGGCGCTCAACCACATCTTTCGGCCCAACTTCGCGGAGCTGGAGAGGGGGGCGATCCTCGAGGCGCTCGGCCACTCATTCTTCACTCTTTCGCTCGGAATGGGCGCGATGATCACCTACGGGTCGTACATCTCGCGCAAGCACTCGGTCGTGAAGGCGTCCGGCGCGATCGTGGCGCTCGACACGCTGATTGCCCTGGTCGCAACCGTGGTCATGTTCTCGGTGATCTTCTCGGTGGCCGGGATGCGCGACGAGGTAGGCGGCTCAACGGTGGGGATGCTCTTCATCTCGCTGCCCCAGCTTTTCTACAGCGAGGTTCCCTTCGGCGTGGTGCTCGGTCCACTCTTCTATGTTCTGGTGGCGCTGGCCGCGCTCACCTCGACCATTTCGCTGCTCGAAGTGGTTTCGGCGTACCTGATCGACGAGCGGCGCCTGACTCGCCACAAGGCCACGATCAGCGCTGGGGCGGCCATCTTCGCGTTCACCACTCTCGCCGTGCTATCGATCCCCGGGCTCCTGGGTGTCGAGGGCGGAGGGCTTCTCTCGACCATGAGCGTCCCGTTCTTTGGCGGCGGGAAGGTGGGGTGGTTTGCCAACGCCGACCATTTCGTGTCGAACTGGATGCTGCCAACAGGCGGGTTCTTTATCACGCTGGCGGCGGGATGGTTCATGACCCGCGAGGCGACCCGAGGCGAGCTCGAGGACGGCACCCAACCGCGCTGGTTCCACTACGGCGCGTGGCGCTTCTTCATCCGCTTCGTGGCGCCCTTCGCCGTGGCCGCGATCATCATCGCGGTGCTCTTCGGCGTCGACTTCAGCTGA
- a CDS encoding BMP family protein: protein MSHSRVRHAARALGAACFLGGLVIGCGGGENDSPDDALRVALLTSGPVSDAGWYAGAYEGLLLIEESLGARISHQQTRSPAEFDEAFFSYGSSGYDLVFAHGFEYQDAALRAGEEFPDLTIVVSSGGRISDNVRSLIFRLEEGSYLAGMMAGGLTRSRVVGMVGGVAIPPAQGTFRAFEAGARSIDPDIEVLEAFIGSWDDVAAAREAATAQLNRGADVLVHNTDAASFGVFQAVREANGDENPVWAIGMNRDQNDVAPEVIAGSAAIDIPRAFLDVASRFTAGTLPPGALDLSLGEGVVDFIVNPVALDRIPADLLARIDEARVAIREGMLEVPRIEFLEEEPGGP, encoded by the coding sequence ATGAGCCATTCGAGGGTTCGGCATGCGGCCCGCGCGCTTGGCGCGGCGTGCTTCCTGGGCGGGTTGGTCATCGGTTGCGGGGGAGGAGAGAACGACTCTCCGGACGACGCGTTGCGCGTCGCGCTGCTGACGTCCGGGCCTGTGAGCGACGCCGGATGGTACGCGGGGGCGTACGAAGGCCTGCTGCTGATCGAGGAGTCGCTCGGGGCGCGGATCAGCCATCAGCAGACCCGCTCGCCCGCCGAGTTCGACGAGGCCTTCTTCTCGTATGGTTCCTCGGGCTACGACCTGGTTTTCGCCCACGGCTTCGAGTACCAGGACGCGGCGTTGCGCGCCGGCGAGGAGTTCCCGGACCTGACCATCGTCGTCTCCAGCGGGGGTCGGATTTCGGACAACGTGCGGTCGCTGATCTTCCGCCTGGAGGAGGGCAGCTATCTCGCCGGCATGATGGCGGGAGGCCTCACCCGGTCACGGGTGGTGGGGATGGTCGGGGGCGTGGCGATTCCGCCCGCCCAGGGGACCTTCCGCGCCTTCGAGGCGGGGGCGCGTTCCATCGACCCGGACATCGAGGTGCTGGAGGCCTTCATCGGCAGTTGGGACGACGTGGCGGCCGCCAGGGAGGCGGCAACGGCGCAACTGAACCGGGGCGCCGATGTCCTGGTGCACAACACGGACGCGGCCAGCTTCGGCGTGTTTCAGGCGGTTCGGGAGGCGAACGGGGACGAGAACCCGGTGTGGGCCATCGGCATGAACCGGGATCAGAACGACGTGGCCCCCGAGGTCATCGCGGGAAGTGCCGCCATCGACATCCCCAGGGCCTTCCTGGACGTGGCGAGCCGGTTCACGGCCGGGACGCTCCCCCCGGGGGCGCTCGATCTCAGTCTCGGCGAGGGCGTTGTGGACTTCATCGTCAACCCGGTGGCGCTCGACCGCATCCCCGCCGACCTGCTCGCGCGCATCGACGAGGCGAGGGTGGCCATCCGGGAGGGCATGCTGGAGGTGCCCCGGATCGAGTTCCTGGAGGAGGAACCCGGAGGCCCTTGA